CTCGGTAACGAGAGGCTCAGAATTCTTATACTCAGCGGTAATCCTTTGGGCGCTCTCAAGAGTCATCAATTTCCAGTTCTCCAACATCTTAGAAATTTGGAGTTGCAGAGGTGTTCGTTGACCGATATACACGGGCAAGCCTTCGTGAGACTCGTAGGCTTGGAATCTTTGAAACTCGATGGCAACGAACTCGAGTACTTGGAAGCTTCGGTCATATCGAGTCTACCTCGTCTAAAGACTCTCACCTTGGACGGTAATCGTTGGAGTTGCGACTGTAGATTACGAGGATTTCGTACTTGGCTTATACCGGAAACACCGAGCAAATTATATTCCGTGCCACAGTTGTGTTCAACGCCAGAGAGATTGGAAGGTCGAAGATGGGAAGAGGTAAAGCCCGTCGAATTTGCCTGCGAGCCCGAGGTATTTGTATTGGCTAGTACGATACAGGAGGAAACAAATGGTAACTTGAGTCTCGCGTGTTTGGCTACCGGAGACCCAGAACCCGAAGTTTGGTGGCAACTCAACGGTGGTCCTGTTAACGCGACAAGAATCTCCGATCAACCGTACGTAGGAACTTACGTATCTCACGTATCCTCGGACACGAACGTTGTCTACAATGAGAAATCCGAGAGAGCCACCGACAGGTGGAGCAATTTAACGGTATATAATGCTAGCGACGGCGACGCAGGGGAGTACGCGTGTTTTGCGAGAAACATAGCCGGTCTTGCAAGGGATACGGTAAGCGTCGCCATACCACGTATCTATACCGCACCGACTTTATCCCAGAGCGACAATTGGTTGCTTTGGGTTAGTCTGGCAGGTGGTGGTGCGGCCGCTCTTGGTGCTTCCATTTCTGTCATTCTTATGGCTTTTTGCTTGTGCGGTGGCTCACGTCGTAACGGTAAACGCGAAAAGGTCAAACTCCAAGGTAGTACGAGCTTCGGGGATCAGGAAAAGAAACTCTTGGATCTGTCGGTTACAACTACGACGGCTGGTAGCGCGAACGATCGTGCCAGTGGTCATGGTAGTTTAGCCGAGGCATGTAGTACAGGTGACCTTGAACTGGCCGAACGTGTTTCTATCTGTGATCACATGGGAGCCGCAACGGTGACCGTCGAAAGACTCAGACCAGAGATAAGTAATTCGACTACCGTGTGTCGTGCCATTCCATGTGCCCCCGGTTTTCCCCCACCGCCGCCAGAATTTACAACGGGAGTCCTACCAGCCGGCATCTTCGGCAACATCTTCATCTCCGTATCTTTGCCGCAGGACTCGACGGAACGTTGTTATCCCGATCTACTCGACATACCCGTCCACGGTGTTATCAGTGGTGTTACCGAGAAGAATACGGTCGCAGCCTTGCCTTCGACCCCCTGTGTATCCAGTTTTGCGACTCTTCCTCGACGAGCCCTTCGCAACGCCGATCTTGGTTCACCTTATGACAATATGGGCCCGAGGGTCACTGCCAATGGAAGTTCCGCGTTCTCCCTGACAGACGTGGATTTGAGATTATCGCCACCTCCACCGCCACGGATCATTCAACCGCCGCACGAGTTTGTCTCTCTTTAAAAAGACATTGTGAGAGaagcaaaatgaaaaaaaaaaaaaaagaaaaaaaaaacacacacacacacacacacaacaaaTCTATCGTAGATCCGCATAGATCTCCTGTATACGTTTCATCGAAGAAAGACGAGATCGATCGCGTTAATAGGTTCGATGCATCTTTCGGCTGCGTGGATTTTTTAAcctcgtccttttttttttccttcctttttttttctctttctttcctcccttccttccccttccccccccccccccccctccctcccctccccatCATTCTCCTTTTTGCACTCAGCCGATATAAAAGAGACTCGAAGGCTGATCTAACGTTAGACGAACGAGAACGAACAGAGAACTTTTCGACTCGTGATTTCTCGCTcatgagaaatagaaaaagaatagagagagaaagagacagagagagagagagagagagaacaccgTGTTGTGACGTGTTTTCGAGACTGAAAGGGACAGAGACTGTTAAAAGAGCTGGTGTTACCAGCAAAGAAGCAATTTTAGCTAGGTGTCGGTTAGACACCTGTCTCTGAATTTTGAATATCTGTCTGTCCGCTTGTCTGCCCGCCTTGCCTGCTTGCGTGAGTGCCCGAGAATATCTCGTAACCCAAATGACAAAGggatgatgaaagaaaaaaaaaaaaaagaaaaagcaaaagaagaagaaagaaaagaaaagaagaggaaggaaaagaaaaaaaaaagaaagaaaagtaaaaaaaaaagaacagaaagcgagagagagagagagagagagagagagagagggagagaaaaagtttcCTTTTTAGACGTCGATGTCTCCGAAAATGACGATGAGACATTTGTACATAGTTCGCGGATCCTCCTTCAACGAAGttcatcgatcgaatcgataaccgtgacgaacgaaagaaaaaaagaaaaagaagaagaagaagaaaaaatgacaaaaggcaaatctttccttctttcacgGCCGATTATTTCTTCCTTGTACCTTTGCATACCAAACAACATCCACCCAATTCCAGTTACCCCTTTCCTCCCTTTCCCACAGCCTCCCTTCATATCTCCACCCCATCCTACATTCATTCTCAAAGTATATCACTAGTTTGTTACATAATCTTCGTGTGTACATATTTGTTATTACGTAACATGCATTACGAGACGCGTCTCGGTGTCATGTCCACGTGCATTCGCGTCCGAAATTCACGTGGAATTACATCGGTATTAATTATGAACACTTTGtcaattaataaaacgattgaattttatataccgCCCGACTTGTCGACGTCTTAATACCTTTTTCATCACTGTCAGCATTAtttactatcttttttcttttttttttcccttttttttcttttcttttttttttttttttttcttatcacagATGTGGAGGAATGATTCAATTTGTACTTTcaactatttctttctttctttctttctttctttctttcttgtcttctttcattcattcattcgacacgtaatttatttcttcattcatttaaCGAGTACGTGTacgatgtgtatatatatatatatatatatcgtttcgtACGACAATAATATCGTTCAATGGGAACTTTGCTTcgttaataatcaattttttttgttttgtttcggtttttcgttttaaccatatatatgtatgcatgttagtttattcaattatagtgacaaagaacaagaaacagaaatataatacaatgtgTACACCATTTTCAATAAAAGCGTGCAAGCTTTTTTTCACATACGATTGTTGTACCATTGTTTCACGAGAGAAGTTTGCTAtagtatatcgtatatatgtgtatctgtgcgtgtgtgtgtgtgtgtgtgtgtgtttatgtattttattcggATAAAATACATCGTGAAAAGAATAGATGTAAATTAGAAATTCCGACCATCAAtaggagtaaaagaaaaaaaaaagaaaaaaaaaaaaaaagaaagaagaagaaaacaaatggagagaaaaaaaaatgaaaaaggatgaCGAGGTAAGTTCGGTCATAAAGTATAGATGTAGATTTTTATATgtcacatttttttctttattctttaaaattttacttttatcttactttcattatttcgttaaattaatttttttggttATTGTTTTTCGTATTGTTCTGTATCATCTTTACTTATCATCTCTTCTACTTTAATCgtcaaattgattaatttcgaTCTCTCGTAGGATAGATTCAAAGAAGATTATTCATTGGTCCGTCGTGATCGCTAATATCCCTTCCGATTCTTGGTAAACTCATCATTAATTGTCCTTGACGATTGTGAGAACCTgttgatagaaaaagaat
This Vespa velutina chromosome 10, iVesVel2.1, whole genome shotgun sequence DNA region includes the following protein-coding sequences:
- the LOC124952387 gene encoding leucine-rich repeat-containing protein 24-like, which encodes MLVKRQHPLRGRILLALFLLVGSFALPSKAAAFPDWTDCPAVCRCKWTSGKKSALCPDAGLTSLPASLDPDMQVLDLSGNKIPALQSEIFKRAGLLNLQRVFLRNAGIHEIHADSFRDMRILVEIDLSDNHVRSLEPDTFLGNERLRILILSGNPLGALKSHQFPVLQHLRNLELQRCSLTDIHGQAFVRLVGLESLKLDGNELEYLEASVISSLPRLKTLTLDGNRWSCDCRLRGFRTWLIPETPSKLYSVPQLCSTPERLEGRRWEEVKPVEFACEPEVFVLASTIQEETNGNLSLACLATGDPEPEVWWQLNGGPVNATRISDQPYVGTYVSHVSSDTNVVYNEKSERATDRWSNLTVYNASDGDAGEYACFARNIAGLARDTVSVAIPRIYTAPTLSQSDNWLLWVSLAGGGAAALGASISVILMAFCLCGGSRRNGKREKVKLQGSTSFGDQEKKLLDLSVTTTTAGSANDRASGHGSLAEACSTGDLELAERVSICDHMGAATVTVERLRPEISNSTTVCRAIPCAPGFPPPPPEFTTGVLPAGIFGNIFISVSLPQDSTERCYPDLLDIPVHGVISGVTEKNTVAALPSTPCVSSFATLPRRALRNADLGSPYDNMGPRVTANGSSAFSLTDVDLRLSPPPPPRIIQPPHEFVSL